The Lolium perenne isolate Kyuss_39 unplaced genomic scaffold, Kyuss_2.0 unplaced28, whole genome shotgun sequence genomic sequence CTAGAATACTCTGGAAACCACTACAACACACATAACTAGAGGACCATATTATCTAGAATATAGTAGAAGTGTGTAGAAGCTAGTACTGGATCTTACttatgttttatttttattttattttatatacCGTCCCTCATCATTCTCCCCTGGTTGTTTAGAACTCGACCTCGAGTTATTTTCATAGAGTGCTTGTTCTGGATGATAAAGAGCCAAATCTGCCACATTGAATATGTTAGATATTCCCATCTCAGCTGGAAGATCTATCACGTAGGCATTATCATTTATCTTCCTTAGAACAGGGAAGGGCCCGTATTTCCACCATCTAAGTTTATCTTTGATGTCTAATGGTGGTCCTTCTTTCCGGAGGTATACCATCACCTTATCACCAACCTGGAATGATTTTAGCCTCCGTTTGTGGTCACTTTTCTCCTTCTCCTTGGAGCTATTACGATTTGATTGATTTGGTAGAATGAtgatcttccgcttgttccaagtgAAAGAGTAAGAATTTTCCTTCCCTTTGTGTGTTGTATTCACATCATATTGCCAAGGTCTCCCAAGAAGAACATGGTTGGCATCCATATCAACAACATCACACAACACATTTGCGTGATAGTGCTTGCCCAAAGAGAGTGGCAGGTTGCATTGTTTGGTGACCCTCATATTCACTCCTTTCTTGATCCACCCAATAGTGtaggggtttggatgatcatgTGTCTCAAGATTTAAATGATTCACCAAATTCTGAGAGATAAGGTTTTCACAGCTGCAACCATCAATCACTAATTTGCATACCTTGCCATTCACCGTGCATTTGCTCTCAAATATTTTCTTTTGTTGTGTGTTGTCGGGCTGCGGTGTTGAGCACACGGGGCGCTGAATCACGCATACCACCTCTTCTCCCTCTTCTTCACAAATATCTTgtccttctacatcttcagattcaTATTCTTTGCCATCTTTGCCATCATGGATTGTTGTGTTGACAAATTTCCTCAATGGGCAATTGCTAGATACATGTCCCTCTTCACCACATTTATAGCATTTTATCACAGGCTTTGCCCTACTCTTACCTCCGGCTTGCTTTGGGACAGTTTGTTTTGCATCAGGTTGAGCGGTCTGTTCTTCCGTTCCATGGGAGTGACTCCTAGATGAGTCTTCCATATGAGAATATGGAGCCTTACTTGTCTTTCTTGCCTTTACCAATCTCTCTGCCTTTAATGCTAGAGCTTGTGCTTGATCAAGGGACCAAATTTGCTGCATCATCAAACGATCCTGGATAGCATCATTGAGACCATTGATGTACCTTGCAACTTGTTGATCTTCAGTTTCACCAAGGTGGCACCTCACTTGTAGTCTTAGGAACTCCTCTGTGTATTCTGAAATGGTCCTATTTCCTTGTGCACAATTCTGAAACTGAATAAATAGGATCTGATCGTAATCTGCAGGCAAAAATCTCCCTTTCAAAAGATTCTTCATCTGCCGCCAAGATCTCACACGAGGCTTTCCTCTGAGTCTGCGGTCTTCTTGAAGACGATGCCACCATGCACCAGCGCCTCCTTTCAGCTTGTATGCGACCAAAGAGACTCTACGGTCTTCTGGAATATTCATGACCTCAAAGAAAGTCTCCACCTCGTACAACCAATCAAGGCACCCTTCAATATCAACATTTCCATTGAAAGTAGGGAtctcagctttcaccttgtatgtATCCCTCGCATACGTAGTGTTGGGTACTCTTGGAAGTGCATAGAGGTCAGGTTCTTCAAGGTCCTCATCATTTTCTTCATCTTCAGAAATTTCATCATAAGTTGGCCTTCTTGAGGTACGCTGAATAACATGTGGTTGAGGTGTTTTTGCTCCAAGATAACCTCCCTTTCTTCTCCGCTGAGCATCTTCACCATCCTTTGATGATCCTTCATCATTGGCAGTAGGAGGAACACCCTTTCTGATCATCTCAACTAGCTGATCAAATCTCCGGTTAAGATCTTCACGCAACGCTTGGATTTGTTGTTCTCATAAAGATCCATTCTCTTTCCCAACTCCTCCATTGCTTGTTGCGGCTTGCTCTCAATGAGGGAACCACAACTTGAACGGATCGGCGGGGCTCGATACCACACGAAGCACAAGGTTGTGGAGGAACAGCTCCACCGTGTTGCTACAATGTGGACAGCACGAATGTTGAAGGAACCGCTTCAACGTGCTGCGCTAGATATCGCTCTAGGGGCGTAACCTAGATATCGCTCTAGGGGCGGGGCTGTCAAGAGTTTAGTCCAAACTCTCAACACACAAGATCTAATCCAAGATCTAAAACAAGAACACAAAGTTCTCTTTATTGATAGGTAGTGGGTACATAGTCCGATTTCATAGGTAGAGGTTggacctctatttataggctgcaTGAGCCTTCACTACTTAGCTCTACTCACAACTAGAGTGTTCTAGAGAACACTACATAAGCTAGGGAAAGAACTACAAATATCCTAGTTACAACTTCTACTAGAATACTCTGGAAACCACTACAACACACATAACTAGAGGACCATATTATCTAGAATATAGTAGAAGTGTGTAGAAGCTAGTACTGGATCTTACttatgttttatttttatttttattttatataccGTCCCTCATCACTTTGGCCCCAATAACCTCAAGGAGCTAATGTCCATCTATCATTGGTCTCCTTGTTTTCCTGTTTCTTGCGAAAATAGGATGCCTGAGATGATGCATACATGTGCACATTTAGCATCTATGTGGTGGTCAGGGCCTGGGAGGTGGTAAGGTGAGGGGTGATGGTTACCCCGAGTATGATAGATCTGTGTCCCTATTCCTCATCTTCAACCATTGTCCTGTCTTGCGTTTGTTTGACCACTTGCCGGCCTCAGGTCAGCAGCAGTGGTACCGCACCTCACCGAGACAAAGCATGACAGTGTATTCCGAGAAGCTCTACCACTTGCTTCGCTGGGGACCACGCCACTGAATGAAACCGAGGATGAAGATGGGCAGCGGTGGAGGAGGATATGAGAAAATCCATGTAGCAGCTGGAAACTACCatggaagaaaagaggagagaataGAGAAAGGCGGACATGACAATGAGGCGCTTATATCATGCTAAAACTAAGGTGACATGGAGGTGTGAGCAAAAATCAACAGTCGAAAGGGGGTGATGAAAACGGGTTTTGATACTTGGAGGCATAAAATAGGCTCAAAAAAAAGCTGGGCCATCTTCACAAAATGTGAACTTAGGGTGAGTAGTATGCACCTTTTCCTCGAAAAACATGGCCAGTATTGCTGCTATGGGATCAGATACAAAAGAGAAGTGGGATTAGATGGTATCGTGAGCAAAGAGAATAACAAGGCTTGCCACTATGCGCACTGAGGGTCCCGTCACCGGTTGTGAAATGTAAGGCTCTGTATCGGAAGGCAAATAAAATCTCAGAAATATGGACCATCTTCCTAAAGATAATGCCTTGACTTTCTTGTTTGCCAAGGTTCACTTGTCTGCCCGTGCGGATAACTTTTCAACTTTTTTACTCATAACACTGGGCATGAACTTCAAATTGCAAAGGTTAACCTAATTCCATTAAGGCATTAACCACTCTATGTTTTCTTTGCGGAAACTGGAAAGTAGTGGTCTTTTTGCCAAAAGCTATGGTGTTTTACCTTACATAAGTGAGATACTCCCTCCATATCACAAACAGTTGACGTTTGGACATGCCTTCAGTCaaaatttgaaaactttgaaaacgaATATCATTTTAACTATTTAGATTGGAAACATGAAATATATGCAGACTTGTTTTGGAAAGTGCTTCTGGAATGTTATAACTTTTCTGGTTTCTACATATACTACAATAGAAATTAGTGGTCAATGTTACATCTTGAAGACCATGCCAATGTCCAAAACGTCAAGTATTCGTGATATGGAGGGAGCAAAAAGATATTTGCGGTCGTTTAGCAAGCCACAGGATATATGTTATTATTATAGGAAAGTGTAGGACTCAGGTTGTGCACCATAAAATCTATCAGAAACAACTGAAAGTAGCAGATTGCGAAAAAATGTACTATGTCcaatgtttggtgaaagaaccagcAGTACCTGAAGCTTCCTTATATATATATCAAAATCACTGCAGATGCTGTCATCTGCAACACCACTACTGGATGAAAATAGCCGCCTTTCCGCTATATCTTCACCAACCAAAGCTTGCTACAGGAAGAGAATGCAAGTGTCAGAAAATTAAATTAAAAGGCAGCACAATAAGAAAGTTACGACATACAATCTATGCTGTGTTTTGCTACTCCAATCCCACACACTTAACAGGACCAAGACTAGGTAAGGGAAAGTTGTGAGGTGACAGGTCACAGGTGACTCAAATCAATGAGGAATGTCAGAGTTGAGTTTGTCAAAGCAAGTCCAAAACATCAATCCATATCAATTTTGTAATGAACTGCTTACGCCAGCAAGCAATCTGTCAATAGTGAGGGCCAGCGAAGGGTCTTTGCAGTGGACTGTGCATAGTTGGTACCAACATTACATGGATACCTCAAAAAACAAGCTCGCCAGGAATGGATGCCGATACATATCAACTACTCACAGATATAGTACCACACATTAAGATCTCGGTGAATATCCTATTGAATCACATGTATGCTCTATTTATACCTATCCAGATATCGGTGAATATCCTGTTGAATCATTTGTATGCTCTATTTGTACCAATCCTGATACATCTACACCAAACCCCTGAGTCCACTACGACATTAGCTTATTGTGGGATATTATGGTCTATGTAACCCTGAAGTTAATTAGCTACCTAGCTGGCTGTGGACTGGTTAGCTGTGGGCTTGTGGTCAGAATTAGTTGATGGAGGCCGTAAATTTTGCCAGGAAAGCAGCGCACTGCTAGCGCCGGATGTTCGGTTAAACCACacatgaagaagaaaaaaagggAGCGCTCGGCATCTAATTATGCGGTGACGCTAACCAAGTTCCTGGGATCGGCCGGGATTCCAACGAAACAGCCAGGATAAGCACCCTAGAGCCTCCCCTAAGCGTctgcattgtacatgccctaagcgTAAGTCATAATCCTAGTTGGAAGCATTGTTGAACGTCAGAACCCTTACACAAGATAGcgacaagttccacataatctctgGAACCTAAGTAAATACGCATAAAACACTCTTCATTCATCCACCATGCCTTGTTAACTTTATACACATGATGGTTTTAAATGGACATCTAAACACAAGTATATAGGAATTCTGGGTGTGCTTATAGCAGCAGTCTCCTAATGTTGCAGAAAATATGGATGCACACCAGGGTTCCGATGTGAGACCATATTGGAAGAATCAACCTTGTTTAATTTTCCAAAACAACAACTGAGTGTGAATAAACAGTACTCACTAATAGAAGCTTCTTATGCTGCTTTCTTTGAGGCAAAATTCCAAGTGCATCTAGCATTGATTCATCAAGTTCTGTAAAGCCAACATGTACTTGAATAATTATACTTTTGGGAAAGACACAGTAATAACGATAATCAGGTGAGTATATTTTTAAGAAACCTTTTGTCTGCAATAATGTAGCAAATAAGCACAAAGAACCCAAAGCTTGGAAAGCATCCCCGCCTGTGATATATGATAGCAAGTGTTCCCTGTAAATAACGAAATACAGTCATATACAATGATCTCAATTTCTTAGAGCTTGcttcaacatcaaacaacaaagcAGTTTTATAAAAGTACTAAACCGTAAGAAAATGTGCATCTCCGTGCAAACATACAGAACAGGAAAGGTACAGCAAAGCTATCCATTGTTAACATCTATGATAATACTACTACTTCCAATACCAAATAGGTGACATCACATATAGCTTTGTGAACAACGTATTTGTGAATATAGAATAGGCCATACTAAGAACATATGAGTAAATTTGTCTTCGTAATGCTTCACCACTATATTATGATTTGTTAGGAATTTACTTCTAAAATACATATAGCGTAAACAGTAGTAAATTGATTGCGGGAGATGCATTCCGGAGACCATGTCAATGTCAAAAACATAACTTATAAGGAGTCCAATCAAATTAGCAAGACAGAGCTTGCTTCTGTCATGTTTGAGTTGAGTTTCGGCCTGTGGATCAAAACTGACGTCCTATAAAAAGGTAGTTATGTGTAATGTTTTTATATCAATCAAAAGAATCAATAGTTCAACTAAGCGAGCACGTTAACCAGTCTTAGGAATTTACTTCTAAAATACATATAGCGTAAACAGTTGATTACGAGAGATGCATTCCAGAGACCATGTCAATCTCGAAAACATAACTTATAAGGAGTCCAATCAAATTAGCAAGACAGAGCTTGCTTATGTCATGTTTGAGTTGAGTTTCGGCCTGTGGATCAAAACTGCCGTCCTATAAAAAGGCACTAAAGTGTAATGTTTTTATATCAATCAAAAGAATCAATAGTTCAACTAAGCGAGCACGGTCACGTTAACCAGTCTTAGGACCCTTACCCAAGCTGACCAGACAGTACTTTTGGGGATTCTTACAACCTCGGAGACTTCAGAACTTAAGGTTAGAACTACCAATTCAACAGTGAAGGGCTCAAAGCATAACCAATTAAAACTACATCAAATTACACACTGCCACTATGAGTCACCGCTTCTACTAGACTATCAATGATTTTTCTTCTTTCCTTGGCATGTACCTCTCAAAAAAAGACTATTTTTCATCCTGCTAAAAGTAAGAAAAAATATTAACATAGAAACTATTCTCCATCCGCTAACCCCCTGGCATATACAGCAATGAGTGCTTCACAGCTTAGTACATGTTTGACCATGTTGTGTACATCAATGAAATATAGCAAATGTTACATACTATGTTAAGAACAATTTAACATGGATGGTACAAGCCCATCCAGATAAGAACTGAAATCAAGGAGTCTTCAGCATAAGTACTATACAGCAACACCAGCATACCTCAGTGTGTTGCCTTGGCAGAATTCACTTGCCGACGGATGATCAGACAAGCATTGCAAATGTGCAGAAGACGGAGACGTTGACTTGTCTCCATTTGACTGATCATGCACAGAGGTGCTGCTAACTTGTTTCTCAGATATGCCATCATCATGCTCAGAGATACATCCATTAGGTGTCTCTTGTTTCCTATCAGAGCAATCAGGCTGATGGAAAAGAGCAGCAGCAATAGTGCTTGCCATATCCTTGTCCTTAAAGATGTGAAGTATGCAGCAAAGTAGATACAAGGAAGTACTGACACTTATCCATAAATCCTAGGGAAGAAAAAatagaatataagaaattataacaaaaaaaaaagacTAGGTATCAGATATATATAAGATAATGCAAAAGGTGTTTCTCACTATACTCACAGTGCGCTGCCTTTGCAACGAGGGGAGTACAATCCGAAATACCAAATGTTGCAGGATATTTTCAGTGATGAAATTCCCTAGATCAGGAATACCAGAAGACATAACATCACTGAAATAATACAGGGCATCTTCAATTTGCACAACTGCATCTTCAATAGAGGCCACTGCCGCAGAAGAGCCCGCATTCCTACAGATCAGAATACAGACAGAGGCATAAGAATTGCTTTTATAAAGTTGATACATCTGCCGATCTATTTATACCACAAGCTTACTCTGCAGAACGCACGACCAACTTATCCAAGTCAATGCACTGCTTCTGAAAATGTGTGACCATGTCAGAGAAATAATCTGACAGTGGCACTCGCGAAACAAATCTGTTAACAGATTCATCACCAACTGAAAGCAAGAGAATTGTTTTGTAAGCAAGAGCAAAAAATGCAAGTTAAGTGCATGCATAGTGGACGTATACTACAACATTGAAGCCTTAGCAACCTACCATGATAGACATTAAGCGTCAAGGTACGTATAGCAACTCGGATCATGCTATCCTCATGAAAAGCAAACTTTAAGGCCTCAACATAAAGAGGAAAGGAAATGACCTCGTCCTGCATATATAAAGAAGATTAGTAAAGAAGGAATGTGAAATTCATGTTGAACCTGCCAGGCTCAACGTTACAAACTTTCTTACAAACAAACATAGCAAATAACAGTGAACAAAGATCCAAATAAATTGATATCTTCAGAAATAGCATATGCTTGTTATTTGGATTTTAGGAATATTTATTCAATGTAACTATCGAAACGTGTATGCATAATAGGATTCCTACTTCCTAGGCTCAACATGTCAACATGCATCTTCAACACCGTGCCAAAAGCAGATGAAAACGTTGCACAATGGCTAAGGCATTCAATGCATGATCGTAGATATCATGCATCCAAGCGGCCCTGGGTGCAGTAGCGAATTTCGCGAGCATTTCGCCATGTCTAGCTCATGGACGAACAAGCCTCTGGTCTGGTGATGGGCGAGCAATGCACATGCTCGGAAAAAACCAGATACAGCAGTATGTTTAACGAAGAGATCCAACGCAGTTCTTTGCGGCCAACCAAGAATCTTGGGCACCCAACAAAGTCCAATGTCCAGTTGGCTAGCTTGCAAAGCTTGCTTGCCGCTGCTTTCCCAAAGTATCACCATGCTTGTTCTGCGACAATGTAACACTATATGCCCTAATTCGCTTATTGCCCAGCCCACCCATGGGGTGGGACCAAGTACGCATAACAGCCCACTTATACTTCCGTCCTCGCTGAAACACAGCAGTATGATGGACCAAGCCTATCTAAACAACCGAAATGGGACTAACCTCACCACACAAATACACTTGGGCTACCACACTAACTGCAAGGTTAGCTTGCAAGGCTTGCTTGCCGCTGCTTTCCCAAAGTATCACCATGCTTGTTCTGCGACAATGTAACACTATATGCCCTAATTCGCTTATTGCCCAGCCCACCCATGGGGTGGGACCAAGTACGCATAACAGCCCACTTAATACTTCCGTCCTCGCTGAAACACAGCAGTATGATGGACCAAGCCTATCTAAACAACCGAAATGGGACTAACCTCACCACACAAATACACATGGGCTACCACACTAACTGCAATTGGCATCTACCGTAGTCGTTAGCGTGTGTGCAGGCTTTGCATTTCTCCAGTTCTATTAATGAATCAAGGCGTCAAATATTGACGCTTTCTTGAATAATTAGTTTTCACATTCCAGTTTGATGAGGGCAGCATTGACTTGAGAAGGCCAGTTTATAATTCACTGCCAGAAATTTTCGACATTCTATACAGCTATTCTACACAAGAcataaatcaaaaaggaagaGTATAATACAAATCTAGTTTAATGACCGAAAAAAAGGACAAGGAAAAATAGCACTGCGTAATTTGTATGTGTGCAGTAAAAGGAAAAAAGATGAGTACATTTTCTGTAGCCACAAGCAAGGAAATTGTATTCTTGTTCAACTTTCCACTTATTGCCCTTCATGAGACGAGAATCAAGTAAGTCGGTACACAATAATAACCAGCGGCAAGAAAAATAAGTTACATAAGTGATGATTCAAGACAGGATACAGACCGTAGAAAGGATATGTAGTACGACAGCATCTCATCAATTTGAAAATCAAATGGGTAGGTTATCAAGAAGTTGATGTGCTCATTGCTGAAAATATAGTCTTTACAAAACATGAACACAGATTAGATGATTCACATTGCAACCATAGCATACATACACTACAATACTGATTAACTTACAAATGGAATGttcatttcttaaattttggatcATGATACTCATTGTCTGCAGCAACTGTAGTGACACTCTGGACAGCTTACAAATCCTCAAAATACGAGCAAATTCACCCATGATCTGATTCTCCATGAAAAAACTGAAAGAAATGTCAATTGAGCAGTTAATAGATCCACTTGGAAGTGTCTACGATACTAGCCTGGCACCTTCCACTGTGTAGCTGATTGgctgtgctatcaagtaatgtgtGTTCTCTGCCTAACACTTACTCGAAAAACGTAGGATCGTTTTGGTCGCCATATATCATAAGTTCGGCGATTGACCTCAATGCTTCAACAACAAAATCCTTCATAAAAAACATCAGAGCGATCAGCTAAATAATTCCTCAAACTGAGTAACACGGAATGGCCAGATCTACTTACCTTATTAGCTTCATAAACAACATGAACCTTTTGTAGCTGATCTGTTAAATACCTGCACCAGGGGGGCTATGTTACATTAATTAAATATAAAAATCAAAATATCACAACACTTACATGAAGCACGAATATATAACCAAGATGCAAGGACTTTTTACTTATGAACAGTAGTCAAAATGTCGGCGTTGGTCTTCAACAAATATATCAAATATAAACAAATAATAAATATGAAATTTAAATTATAGAGAGATACAATCTGCAACCAAGTACTTACAGAATAAGACAAGTAAAAAAACATCTATGCGTAAAATTTTACTTTCTTTCCACCAGCAAATGAAGGTATTATTAGTAAACAGCAAAAAATCTCCGCCTTCCGGTCCCAAGCCCAGGTAAAGGAGGAGGGTTCTGATAGACTTGGCGAGCCAACATAAAAAACCAGTCGTTCCTATGGATGTAAAACCCAATAGAAATACGTTGGGGCATAACTCACTTAGCGACACGCCATATCTGAGTGTGGTGTCAAGTGAGCAAGGGCCGGGCTGCCACCTAGTGGCACGCTAAATCATCGCCCGGATGTAGTGAAAAGTGAGCAAGGGTCTTGCATCTCACCCGACGGATGCAAAGGGTTAAGGAAGCTAGCCGAGGCAAATAGGTTTTGGGTGGGTAGTTAGAATGTAGGATCCTTGACGGGGAAGCTACGGGAGTTAGTGGATGCTGCAATTAGGAGACATGTAAATTAACTTTGTGTCCAGGAAACTAGATGGGCGGTCAAAAGGCGAGGGAAATCAAGAATACTAGTTTCAAACTTTGGTATTCTGGCTTAGTTGATAGTAGAAATGGCGTAGGCATCTTAACAGATTAGAGCCTTAAGAAGAGAGTAGTGGTTGTCCGGAGACTGAGGGGATAGGATCATCCTAATCAAGCTAGTTGTTGGGGACCTTAACCTAAACGGTACTCCCTCTGTTTCTATGGTCAAGGCGTAAATTTGCTGGTGCGTGGATTAAGGAGCATTTGCGTTCGTAAATTCTGGACTATTTTGCCCCTTCAGTTAGCAAGCTGTCCGGACTTAATTGCATCCGTCCTGCGTGCTAAGCCACTTCGTTATTCCCTGAGTGTTAAATCCAGCGTGTACGGTTTAATTTATACGCCCTACCTatagaaacggagggagtattagtgCTTATGCTTCACAAGTTGGGCTCGCCATGAGTGCTAAGAGGCAATTCTGCAAGGACTTAGAGGACATTGTTACTAGTGTAGCAGTAACCGAGAAGCTCCTCAAAGGAGATCTCAATGGCCATGTGGGTGTAACTAACATAGGGGTTTGAGAGCGTACATGGGGATTTTGGGTATGGCGACACAAACAAGGAGACATCCTAAACTTTGCGGTAGCCTACGACCTGTTCGTATCTAAATATCTAATACCTTAATTAGGAAGAGGCGATCTCACCTAGTGACCTTTAGTAGTGCCTGACACTCTAGCCAGATTTACACTCTAGCCAGATTTACTTTGCCCTCACCACGAGAATGGATAGGAGGGCTTGTTTGGATTGTAAGGTGAATCCCTGGCGAATGTGTTGTGGCGTAAAATAAGCTTGTGGTGGCCGACGTTCGCCTTCACGCACAGTGTTCTGCGGGACAAAGGTGCCAAAATGACAAGAACAAAGTGGTGGAAGCTGAAAGGGGAAGCGCAACAATCCTTTAAGTCAAGGATGGCCGGGGAAAGACCTTGGGATGAAGACAGAGGTGCGGATAGCACATGGGTGAAGATGGCAACCAGCATTCAAaaggtagctagggaggtgcTTGGGGTGACAAAAGGGAAGAAACATGAAGCTAAGGACACATGGTGGTGGAATGAGGGTATCCAAAAGGCTATCAAGGAGAAGTGCTACACGAGTTGGCACCATGATAGAAGCACAAGCAATGTGGTGAAGTACAAAAAAGCCCAGAAGAAGCCAAGGTGGACCATGAGTGAAGCAACAGGGGCAGGCCTATGATGAGGGCTATGAGAGACTAGGGAAGGAACGCAAAAAGGGCATATACAAGATGGCAAAATTCGAGATAGGAAGACAAGGGACCTCAACCAAGTTAAATGCATCAAGGAGGAGGCTAATCGATTTCTAGTGAAGGATGAAGAGATTACAAAAAGATGGAGAGATTACTTTCACAAGTTATTCAATAATGGAAATTGCAGCACTATGCCCGAGTTGGACGACTCCTTTGATGACACCAACATGCGGTTCATGTGGAGGATCAAGAGCTTGAGGTTAGGGATGACCTAAAAAGCATCAAAGGAGGAAAGGCTTGCCACCAATGATGTTTGTGACATCTTGGCCTATGGCTTAATAGGACTGGTAGGATACCCATACCAACAAGGTGCGTCTCCTTTTCCGGAAGCTCATCTCCAAAGAACCCgggggttaagcgtgcttggccaAGGGCAATTTGGGTATGGGTGACCAAACAGGAAGTGCTTCCTAGGTGCGCACGAGGACTAAGTGCACAAAAAAGACTAGTGTTGGTCTGTGGGATAGAATAAAGATCCTAGGGGTAACGACCGCCAGCCCCGAGGCGGCTCAGGTGTTACAATGTCCCAATTGAGGTGTGTAGATGTATTGGAGAAGTGGCTATAGCATGGCTAACTAAGCTATTCAACCACATTTTTGGGTCAAACAAAATGCCAAAGAGTGAAGGAAAATTATATTAATACCTATCCTCAAGAATAAAGGagatattcaaaattttactaaTTAGTGAGGAAATAGTGGTCAAGCATCGCTTAAGGAAAGTGACACAACCAATTTGGTTTCATAAGTAATTAGATCGACTATGGAGGCGATTTTCTTGCTTCGCCAACTTGTGGTTAGATATAGGGAGCAAAAGAAGGACAAAATGATATTGTTGGGACAAAAGGCTTTGATATTGTTGAATTAGTAAACAGCAAAAACTGGGGTTTATGTAGTACGTAGGGAATAGTGTTGCTGATTGAAAAGAAAATGGGACAAAATGAACTTTCCACACCTGACTAGCAGCTACTAATGCAGATTAATTGCACATATTATTATGTGTCTAATTGCTGATAAAAATGGTTCATCTGTTTCTTCAGTTGCAGCTCACATAGTACTGAAAGATCTTTTACTGTGATTAATTGTCTGGTCTCTCAAACTTGTTGAGAAAAGGAGAAGATGAACTCCAAACTAGTTAGCATAGATGTTCTACTTGTTTTTCCCCTATTCCTTTGTGAATGGCAAATGCAGGCAGCAATACTTGAATGAAGATATTCATCCTGTCAAGGAAAATATCTGAGGAGTACAATGTTTTAAGGCTGCGTTAGCATTATGGTGGACTAGAAATAATCACGTTTGCCTACCCAGCATTTTTTTTGCCCATTGCTGTTAAGAAAAACAAATCTTTTGCCCATTCCACTGTTTGGCTAGCTAAATTTTTCGTGTACTTGTGTGGCTACTTTTTTTTGCAGTGATCATGACAAATAAGTTGAGCGCAGCACAGTTCAGGAACCGCGAACTGCTCCTATAGTGTCATGAAGGGATCAAAAGGAAATTAAGCCTGCACTGCGTCCATTCTACAGGTCGGGACAACATCTAGCTAATGAGTTAACAGCTTTCGAGCTTCAGTGCCTTCGCGCTAAACTGAGCTGAAAGTGCTGACAGAACCATCCCGCAATCACAAATGTGTATTAGCCAGCCCGGGAGGGGCAGCAATTGGGTC encodes the following:
- the LOC127328989 gene encoding protein TRANSPARENT TESTA 9; its protein translation is MRCAPPSAAGAAPWAAHGDGSPRAAAAASCASDHAAGRRGLAAMWLFWRARNRFSIEELRYLTDQLQKVHVVYEANKDFVVEALRSIAELMIYGDQNDPTFFDFFMENQIMGEFARILRICKLSRVSLQLLQTMSIMIQNLRNEHSIYYIFSNEHINFLITYPFDFQIDEMLSYYISFLRAISGKLNKNTISLLVATENDEVISFPLYVEALKFAFHEDSMIRVAIRTLTLNVYHVGDESVNRFVSRVPLSDYFSDMVTHFQKQCIDLDKLVVRSAENAGSSAAVASIEDAVVQIEDALYYFSDVMSSGIPDLGNFITENILQHLVFRIVLPSLQRQRTDLWISVSTSLYLLCCILHIFKDKDMASTIAAALFHQPDCSDRKQETPNGCISEHDDGISEKQVSSTSVHDQSNGDKSTSPSSAHLQCLSDHPSASEFCQGNTLREHLLSYITGGDAFQALGSLCLFATLLQTKELDESMLDALGILPQRKQHKKLLLQALVGEDIAERRLFSSSSGVADDSICSDFDIYIRKLQVLLVLSPNIGHSTFFRNLLLSVVSDRFYGAQPESYTFL